A single Vespa crabro chromosome 21, iyVesCrab1.2, whole genome shotgun sequence DNA region contains:
- the LOC124431468 gene encoding major facilitator superfamily domain-containing protein 1-like isoform X1: MEGEIVGSPNQILNQTVDPTLDRSEDEIALQGFCSPKRLPYRFLGLALMCLLGFGSYFCFDNPGALQDNFKTDLQMSTSKFVLLYSIYSWPNVILCFIGGFLLDSVFGVRLGTIIYMGLTLIGQVIFATGAMVNAFWLMMIGRFVFGIGAESLAVAQNSYAVLWFKGKELNMVFGLQLSFARVGSTVNFLVMEPIYNYVSQYYTGPECIGVVLFLAAITCVGSMICAFILGLMDKRAERLLRRGEGQEPEVVSLKDVKDFKPIFWLIALICIAYYVAIFPFIALGKVFFERKYEYDPSSANTVNSLIYSISAIASPVLGYLVDRIGKNVFWVFLSICATMVAHVLLAFTYVNPYACMILMGFAYSMLASSLWPLIALVTPEYQLGTAYGIAQSVQNFGLAVVSILAGIIVDSGGYMILEIFFLAWLWVSLITAAAIWVTDMATSGGYLNMTPGQREKYEEIRHTPESLERKKLLSPESTSDLSVDDLLQPQSDISIRNRYLSRVGAMIFNTRYRYHRMQKHPFIGRYDDTLHLAEYYMYSFEISLKHSLSSF; the protein is encoded by the exons ATGGAGGGTGAAATCGTAGGGAGTCCGAATCAGATTCTGAACCAAACCGTGGACCCGACTCTGGACCGTTCTGAAGATGAGATTGCCTTGCAAGGATTTTGTAGCCCGAAAAGACTACCTTACAGATTTCTCGGATTGGCATTAATGTGCCTGCTTGGTTTCG GATCCTATTTTTGTTTCGACAATCCCGGTGCGCTGCAGGATAATTTCAAGACAGACTTGCAAATGTCAACCAGCAAATTTGTCTTGCTATATTCCATTTATTCCTGGCCTAATGTAATCCTTTGCTTCATCGGAGGATTCTTGTTGGATAGCGTCTTTGGCGTTCGTTTGGGTACCATCATATATATGGGACTTACCCTGATCGGACAGGTCATCTTTGCCACCGGAGCTATGGTCAATGCGTTCTGGTTAATGATGATTGGAAGATTCGTTTTCGG AATAGGGGCGGAATCATTGGCAGTCGCCCAGAACAGTTATGCCGTACTTTGGTTTAAGGGAAAGGAACTGAATATGGTATTTGGACTACAATTGAGCTTTGCTCGTGTTGGATCTACCGTGAATTTTTTGGTAATGGAACCAATTTACAATTACGTGTCTCAGTATTATACGGGCCCAGAATGTATCGGCGTAGTTCTATTTCTTGCCGCTATTACTTGCGTGGGCTCTATGATATGCGCTTTCATTTTGGGTCTTATGGATAAACGTGCTGAAAGATTGCTAAGGCGAGGAGAAGGACAGGAACCGGAAGTAGTTAGTCTAAAAGACGTTAAAGACTTCAAGCCTATATTTTGGTTGATCGCGCTCATCTGCATTGCTTACTACGTAGCGATATTTCCTTTCATCGCCCTCGGAAA AGTATTTTTCGAAAGGAAGTACGAGTACGATCCTTCGAGCGCTAATACCGTTAATTCCTTGATTTATTCGATATCGGCGATCGCATCTCCAGTTTTGGGCTATCTCGTGGACAGAATAGGGAAAAACGTTTTTTGGGTCTTTCTAAGCATATGCGCGACGATGGTGGCCCATGTCCTTTTAGCCTTCACATACGTCAATCCATACGCGTGTATGATACTCATGGGATTCGCCTATTCGATGCTTGCTAGCAGCTTATGGCCTTTGATCGCTCTTGTTACGCCGGAATATCAATTAGGAACTGCTTATGGCAT CGCTCAGTCCGTACAAAATTTTGGTCTTGCTGTCGTTTCCATATTGGCTGGAATCATCGTCGACAGTGGTGGTTACATGATTCTCGAGATATTCTTCCTTGCATGGCTTTGGG TATCTTTGATAACCGCTGCTGCAATTTGGGTGACCGACATGGCTACGAGTGGTGGCTACTTGAACATGACACCGGGACAACGAGAGAAATACGAAGAAATTCGGCATACCCCGGAAAGCTTGGAGAGGAAGAAATTGTTGTCGCCCGAGTCTACTTCGGATCTATCGGTCGATGATCTTTTGCAACCGCAATCCGACATCAGTATCAGAAATCGCTACTTATCTCGCGTTGGTGCAATG atatttaatactCGTTACAGGTACCACCGCATGCAAAAGCACCCATTCATCGGCCGCTACGATGATACTCTGCATTTAGctgaatattatatgtattccTTTGAAATCTCGCTAAAACATTCGTTGTCTTCCTTCTAA
- the LOC124431474 gene encoding chromatin complexes subunit BAP18 isoform X2 yields the protein MNSASKVGEIFTAAGAAFNKLGELTMQLHPTTDSPAGKWTDEEIEMLRHSVKTFSEDLNKISEHIKGRTVSQIRTTLKKKAFEEAGVPIRQQSQQSTVVQQQGSKQQQSAGNQGLIGKSAEVTLNMLNAPESEVDVEGLPEDCQVKLEFEGATEEVAS from the exons ATGAACTCTGCGAGCAAG GTCGGTGAGATTTTCACCGCGGCTGGAGCTGCCTTCAACAAGCTCGGCGAGTTGACGATGCAACTACATCCAACGACGGACTCACCGGCAGG TAAATGGACTGACGAGGAAATTGAGATGCTCCGTCACTCGGTAAAGACCTTCAGCGAAGACTTGAACAAAATAAGCGAACACATCAAGGGACGAACGGT CTCACAGATTCGGACAACGTTGAAGAAGAAGGCTTTCGAGGAAGCGGGTGTGCCGATAAGACAACAAAGTCAACAGTCTACGGTGGTGCAACAGCAGGGATCTAAACAGCAGCAAAGCGCTGGTAATCAAGGTCTGATCGGAAAGTCCGCAGAAGTTACATTGAACATGTTAAATGCACCCGAATCGGAGGTGGACGTCGAAGGACTACCCGAGGATTGTCAAGTAAAGCTCGAATTCGAAGGTGCCACGGAAGAGGTAGCTTCTTAA
- the LOC124431472 gene encoding probable RNA methyltransferase CG11342, producing the protein MSKDPEGTERMKIKADPGASRYGNFMNYYQFHSAEERVRQLPRDVWQSVCSDRKYVGLDIGCNAGELTYELYDFLNVNSTNSEGDKPDIFVLGIDLDPILVERSREGNPRPDRIAFEHLEFLTSDCDSTISRYLEELGRSRFDAVFCFSISMWIHLNHGDDGLVEFFRKACSICDTIVVEPQPWKCYRNASRRLRLANLEDFPLIKKLKRNGDMSHQIERILTDLCDFRKVIVSSANDWERKIMIFARN; encoded by the exons ATGTCGAAAGATCCGGAGGGGACGGAGAGGATGAAAATAAAGGCGGATCCGGGCGCGAGCAGATACGGGAACTTTATGAATTACTACCAATTTCATAGCGCGGAAGAGCGCGTGCGGCAACTTCCGCGTGACGTCTGGCAGTCTGTTTGTTCGGACCGGAAATACGTGGGGCTAGACATTGGCTGTAATGCAGGG GAACTTACGTACGAGCTATACGATTTTCTCAACGTTAATTCGACAAATTCCGAGGGCGATAAACCTGACATCTTCGTCCTCGGTATAGATCTCGATCCGATTCTCGTCGAGAGATCGCGCGAGGGTAATCCTCGTCCAGATCGGATCGCCTTCGAGCACTTGGAATTTCTTACGTCCGATTGCGATTCGACGATCTCGAGATATCTCGAGGAACTTGGTAGGTCTCGCTTCGACGCGGTCTTTTGTTTCTCCATCTCTATGTGGATCCACCTTAATCACGGAGACGACGGCTTGGTCGAGTTCTTTCGCAAAGCATGTTCTATCTGCGACACGATCGTCGTCGAGCCACAACCTTGGAAGTGTTACAGAAACGCTTCGAGGAGATTGCGATTGGCCAACTTGGAAGACTTCCCTCtgataaagaaattgaaaCGCAACGGCGACATGTCCCACCAAATAGAACGAATCTTGACCGATCTATGCGATTTTCGAAAAGTCATTGTATCTTCTGCCAACGattgggaaagaaaaattatgattttcGCGAGAAACTGA
- the LOC124431468 gene encoding major facilitator superfamily domain-containing protein 1-like isoform X2 yields MEGEIVGSPNQILNQTVDPTLDRSEDEIALQGFCSPKRLPYRFLGLALMCLLGFGSYFCFDNPGALQDNFKTDLQMSTSKFVLLYSIYSWPNVILCFIGGFLLDSVFGVRLGTIIYMGLTLIGQVIFATGAMVNAFWLMMIGRFVFGIGAESLAVAQNSYAVLWFKGKELNMVFGLQLSFARVGSTVNFLVMEPIYNYVSQYYTGPECIGVVLFLAAITCVGSMICAFILGLMDKRAERLLRRGEGQEPEVVSLKDVKDFKPIFWLIALICIAYYVAIFPFIALGKVFFERKYEYDPSSANTVNSLIYSISAIASPVLGYLVDRIGKNVFWVFLSICATMVAHVLLAFTYVNPYACMILMGFAYSMLASSLWPLIALVTPEYQLGTAYGIAQSVQNFGLAVVSILAGIIVDSGGYMILEIFFLAWLWVSLITAAAIWVTDMATSGGYLNMTPGQREKYEEIRHTPESLERKKLLSPESTSDLSVDDLLQPQSDISIRNRYLSRVGAMVPPHAKAPIHRPLR; encoded by the exons ATGGAGGGTGAAATCGTAGGGAGTCCGAATCAGATTCTGAACCAAACCGTGGACCCGACTCTGGACCGTTCTGAAGATGAGATTGCCTTGCAAGGATTTTGTAGCCCGAAAAGACTACCTTACAGATTTCTCGGATTGGCATTAATGTGCCTGCTTGGTTTCG GATCCTATTTTTGTTTCGACAATCCCGGTGCGCTGCAGGATAATTTCAAGACAGACTTGCAAATGTCAACCAGCAAATTTGTCTTGCTATATTCCATTTATTCCTGGCCTAATGTAATCCTTTGCTTCATCGGAGGATTCTTGTTGGATAGCGTCTTTGGCGTTCGTTTGGGTACCATCATATATATGGGACTTACCCTGATCGGACAGGTCATCTTTGCCACCGGAGCTATGGTCAATGCGTTCTGGTTAATGATGATTGGAAGATTCGTTTTCGG AATAGGGGCGGAATCATTGGCAGTCGCCCAGAACAGTTATGCCGTACTTTGGTTTAAGGGAAAGGAACTGAATATGGTATTTGGACTACAATTGAGCTTTGCTCGTGTTGGATCTACCGTGAATTTTTTGGTAATGGAACCAATTTACAATTACGTGTCTCAGTATTATACGGGCCCAGAATGTATCGGCGTAGTTCTATTTCTTGCCGCTATTACTTGCGTGGGCTCTATGATATGCGCTTTCATTTTGGGTCTTATGGATAAACGTGCTGAAAGATTGCTAAGGCGAGGAGAAGGACAGGAACCGGAAGTAGTTAGTCTAAAAGACGTTAAAGACTTCAAGCCTATATTTTGGTTGATCGCGCTCATCTGCATTGCTTACTACGTAGCGATATTTCCTTTCATCGCCCTCGGAAA AGTATTTTTCGAAAGGAAGTACGAGTACGATCCTTCGAGCGCTAATACCGTTAATTCCTTGATTTATTCGATATCGGCGATCGCATCTCCAGTTTTGGGCTATCTCGTGGACAGAATAGGGAAAAACGTTTTTTGGGTCTTTCTAAGCATATGCGCGACGATGGTGGCCCATGTCCTTTTAGCCTTCACATACGTCAATCCATACGCGTGTATGATACTCATGGGATTCGCCTATTCGATGCTTGCTAGCAGCTTATGGCCTTTGATCGCTCTTGTTACGCCGGAATATCAATTAGGAACTGCTTATGGCAT CGCTCAGTCCGTACAAAATTTTGGTCTTGCTGTCGTTTCCATATTGGCTGGAATCATCGTCGACAGTGGTGGTTACATGATTCTCGAGATATTCTTCCTTGCATGGCTTTGGG TATCTTTGATAACCGCTGCTGCAATTTGGGTGACCGACATGGCTACGAGTGGTGGCTACTTGAACATGACACCGGGACAACGAGAGAAATACGAAGAAATTCGGCATACCCCGGAAAGCTTGGAGAGGAAGAAATTGTTGTCGCCCGAGTCTACTTCGGATCTATCGGTCGATGATCTTTTGCAACCGCAATCCGACATCAGTATCAGAAATCGCTACTTATCTCGCGTTGGTGCAATG GTACCACCGCATGCAAAAGCACCCATTCATCGGCCGCTACGATGA
- the LOC124431474 gene encoding chromatin complexes subunit BAP18 isoform X1 — MEPASGQKVGEIFTAAGAAFNKLGELTMQLHPTTDSPAGKWTDEEIEMLRHSVKTFSEDLNKISEHIKGRTVSQIRTTLKKKAFEEAGVPIRQQSQQSTVVQQQGSKQQQSAGNQGLIGKSAEVTLNMLNAPESEVDVEGLPEDCQVKLEFEGATEEVAS; from the exons ATGGAGCCTGCGAGTGGACAAAAG GTCGGTGAGATTTTCACCGCGGCTGGAGCTGCCTTCAACAAGCTCGGCGAGTTGACGATGCAACTACATCCAACGACGGACTCACCGGCAGG TAAATGGACTGACGAGGAAATTGAGATGCTCCGTCACTCGGTAAAGACCTTCAGCGAAGACTTGAACAAAATAAGCGAACACATCAAGGGACGAACGGT CTCACAGATTCGGACAACGTTGAAGAAGAAGGCTTTCGAGGAAGCGGGTGTGCCGATAAGACAACAAAGTCAACAGTCTACGGTGGTGCAACAGCAGGGATCTAAACAGCAGCAAAGCGCTGGTAATCAAGGTCTGATCGGAAAGTCCGCAGAAGTTACATTGAACATGTTAAATGCACCCGAATCGGAGGTGGACGTCGAAGGACTACCCGAGGATTGTCAAGTAAAGCTCGAATTCGAAGGTGCCACGGAAGAGGTAGCTTCTTAA
- the LOC124431474 gene encoding chromatin complexes subunit BAP18 isoform X3 translates to MEPASGQKVGEIFTAAGAAFNKLGELTMQLHPTTDSPAGSQIRTTLKKKAFEEAGVPIRQQSQQSTVVQQQGSKQQQSAGNQGLIGKSAEVTLNMLNAPESEVDVEGLPEDCQVKLEFEGATEEVAS, encoded by the exons ATGGAGCCTGCGAGTGGACAAAAG GTCGGTGAGATTTTCACCGCGGCTGGAGCTGCCTTCAACAAGCTCGGCGAGTTGACGATGCAACTACATCCAACGACGGACTCACCGGCAGG CTCACAGATTCGGACAACGTTGAAGAAGAAGGCTTTCGAGGAAGCGGGTGTGCCGATAAGACAACAAAGTCAACAGTCTACGGTGGTGCAACAGCAGGGATCTAAACAGCAGCAAAGCGCTGGTAATCAAGGTCTGATCGGAAAGTCCGCAGAAGTTACATTGAACATGTTAAATGCACCCGAATCGGAGGTGGACGTCGAAGGACTACCCGAGGATTGTCAAGTAAAGCTCGAATTCGAAGGTGCCACGGAAGAGGTAGCTTCTTAA